In Zygosaccharomyces rouxii strain CBS732 chromosome F complete sequence, a single window of DNA contains:
- the PRM1 gene encoding pheromone-regulated protein PRM1 (similar to uniprot|P53835 Saccharomyces cerevisiae YNL279W PRM1 Pheromone-regulated multispanning membrane protein involved in membrane fusion during mating predicted to have 5 transmembrane segments and a coiled coil domain localizes to the shmoo tip regulated by Ste12p), with product MVVFTSYLQLRDRLSQVWLNKYTLVLFLAMVKLIFFSKSIENSIKQSENYILSHCNVIDSIYAETVGSTPHYMAVMGNFLIREAMIQSVRASLMTLTLLVYASEGLLNFVIDLYLGTYACLIISAVDGSVDVATNATEKLLGAVNHSISAVANDIDDGLDDISKVVNKLVSAAHKVEDLFKGDKDNDASDHIHKINLTVDSLRNLHIPSSINNKLQELSDKTPDFAQAKNLSKRLVSVPFEEVIKEIKKINATRVIGNSSLLYIPPKNSSNSSQGGICKASEPDIRKFYDGISHALTVTTVICTVLLVIGALCATIPVAYSEFKLWGRLLEMRTQYTEKQEPYAISDDDSTSHIFRTREEGSHYDLIASYHQCFHHWNFRISNALVSLVERFSPQHNDDNGTKTLQRARIRWAVAYVTSERALCVLGIGLLGLAVTILQLILVAVLQKSLKDVSDSSKDLKDTQMGKILEQDMAQWTHSANLYINNTQNNVNEHVFGWVDKTTVAVNHTVNEVINEIDHTLVGAFNGTLLQKPMKAVVGCVIENKLYAIEKAMTWIHDKARLDLPDINLSQIKDAMENSKSPSSPSILPKITHEIHATIKLILDGFHKTAIYQLLVALSLLGIWFLQIPIALIIAFYRTTRISKY from the coding sequence ATGGTAGTCTTTACTAGCTATTTGCAGCTCCGCGACAGGCTGTCGCAAGTATGGTTGAATAAATACACACTGGTACTTTTCCTTGCGATGGTTAAGCtaattttcttctcaaaatcCATTGAGAACTCCATTAAACAATCTGAGAACTATATTTTGTCACATTGTAATGTCATTGATTCCATATATGCTGAAACTGTAGGTAGTACACCTCATTACATGGCTGTCATGGGTAATTTTCTAATAAGAGAAGCAATGATTCAGTCAGTTAGGGCTTCTCTCATGACTTTAACACTGCTGGTATACGCAAGTGAAGGATTACTAAATTTCGTGATTGATCTTTACTTAGGAACTTATGCATGTCTTATCATAAGCGCCGTTGACGGTTCAGTGGATGTAGCTACCAATGCGACAGAAAAACTACTTGGTGCTGTTAACCATTCCATATCAGCAGTTGCTAATGATATCGATGACGGTCTCGATGATATCTCAAAGGTGGTTAATAAGTTAGTCTCTGCCGCGCATAAAGTGGAAGACCTTTTCAAAGGCGATAAGGATAACGACGCATCAGATCACATACATAAAATCAATCTAACGGTGGATTCGTTGAGAAATTTACACATACCATCCTCTATCAATAATAAGCTCCAAGAATTATCCGACAAGACGCCTGATTTCGCCCAAGCTAAGAATCTCTCCAAGCGTTTAGTAAGTGTACcgtttgaagaagttattAAAGAGATAAAAAAGATAAATGCTACTAGAGTGATTGGGAATTCAAGTTTGCTTTACATACCACCCAAAAACAGCAGTAACAGTTCGCAAGGAGGGATTTGCAAGGCTAGCGAACCCGATATTAGGAAATTCTACGATGGTATAAGCCATGCCCTGACAGTTACCACAGTTATTTGCACGGTACTGCTTGTGATAGGAGCCCTCTGCGCTACAATCCCCGTGGCGTACAGCGAATTCAAACTTTGGGGACGCCTGCTTGAAATGAGAACCCAATACACCGAGAAGCAAGAGCCTTATGCTATTTCTGATGACGATTCCACTTCGCATATATTCAGAACCCGTGAAGAAGGGTCTCATTACGATCTAATAGCTAGTTATCATCAATGTTTCCACCACTGGAACTTcagaatttcaaatgcaCTAGTATCACTGGTGGAAAGGTTTAGTCCACAGCATAACGATGACAATGGTACGAAAACCCTTCAGAGAGCAAGAATAAGGTGGGCAGTTGCATATGTTACATCAGAAAGAGCACTATGTGTGCTTGGTATTGGTCTACTGGGATTGGCGGTAACGATTTTACAACTAATTCTTGTAGCGGTATTACAAAAATCATTAAAGGACGTTAGTGACTCATCCAAAGACCTTAAGGATACCCAAATGGGGAAGATATTAGAGCAGGATATGGCTCAATGGACTCACAGTGCGAATTTATACATCAACAACACTCAAAATAACGTTAATGAACACGTATTCGGCTGGGTTGACAAAACAACTGTAGCTGTTAATCATACCGTGAATGAAGTaataaatgaaattgatcacACACTGGTTGGTGCTTTCAACGGTACATTGCTCCAAAAACCAATGAAGGCAGTCGTAGGATGTGTTATTGAAAACAAGCTCTACGCTATAGAAAAAGCCATGACATGGATCCATGACAAAGCTCGACTGGACCTGCCAGATATCAATCTCTCGCAGATCAAAGATGCAATGGAAAATTCAAAGAGTCCGTCAAGTCCCTCCATATTACCCAAGATCACACACGAAATCCATGCCACCATAAAACTGATCCTAGACGGATTCCACAAGACAGCAATTTACCAATTGCTGGTAGCACTATCACTGCTAGGGATCTGGTTTCTGCAGATACCAATAGCACTGATAATTGCATTCTAtagaacaacaagaatAAGCAAGTACTAG
- the SKG3 gene encoding Skg3p (similar to Saccharomyces cerevisiae YLR187W SKG3 Protein of unknown function; green fluorescent protein (GFP)-fusion protein localizes to the cell periphery, cytoplasm, bud, and bud neck; potential Cdc28p substrate And to YNL278W uniprot|P53836 Saccharomyces cerevisiae YNL278W CAF120 Part of the evolutionarily-conserved CCR4-NOT transcriptional regulatory complex involved in controlling mRNA initiation, elongation, and degradation): MRIFSGSKTPEFPTPPKIFAQDDASSVGSGSPRSRRSSFVQAFSSPRIFSNSSSPGIPPSLPQESSNTDNIPLELVPIVTLLSAHAHRRYCEGVFLILEDLKSDGNPGSRKWKEVYGMLVGTQLALWDAKELAACNTKESKYKLKQVTSKPGYVNFADAAVKSLDGTEAVVTESNKKLNNTLVVSTTLKNRYFLQFNDEDALSGWNAAIQLSLFECTSLQEAYTGAFLSSRGAQLGDIKTLLDSKFDYEDWVSVRFGAGMPWKRCFATITQPNSRKKSALGQISFFENDKKTKKNQAIATVVTSERLYAVYPSSPQLIDSSTIIKLEGSLKFEKKDMPQEASVFIMPEKHHAVPGYDTTIRFLIPAMNAFKLYGRPKKLIANKDDPKSLLFGLPTLPHVHYLKVEELLPLSRSPASASWSSHDWTDNIKEILTNKMSSGYSGCGTSAGVMGAISSPAISSTPVLGGSSPSLLPEVKPERVEKTNKATLSPDHKLTLPNSGSISDDKMLNAKPEVMSSRSNNLLQVGDNKKSEIESTAATSIYSEDDSSKSKSPGKKFGRMVESYDTSPLKDPVANQENDTGDNKLHPTRNPTIQSHKELDHLYHKYSLPPFGKNAGPDTSPQVGEHLFDNPYRHHGDDGSGMREVTANIINEETETEGLSPEEYDSTNEEEDAFQEFNDLAKRINELNIGAAPGPERRVPQEKVSPWDKEPPSADATRGDEDNVFDPDFMEQNEMLEMDSKHTGNESLSDASSEDPFNGVNARGLGLETVPPSGHNQNVSKLPQQKPDPVEDMNAKNINNNLPPAGAANPYGHEPRTTPLSNMPYGQRQPPLTNYPPQPMMKQVGGFPSYNYPPQQSHHRKYPNPNHHRPHVYGPPRPYPMNGVPNRNYVNGFPPQQRMHPGVMGPNQQMYPYGGRAGPYPPPGQHKPPGQPKPPPTKAKNAMDNGFSRFMPSATVNPYSK, encoded by the coding sequence ATGAGAATTTTTTCAGGGTCCAAGACCCCAGAGTTTCCTACGCCTCCTAAGATCTTTGCACAGGACGATGCATCATCTGTTGGATCAGGTAGTCCCAGGAGTCGTCGTAGCAGTTTTGTACAGGCGTTCTCCTCCCCtagaattttttccaactcTAGTTCACCAGGAATACCACCATCATTGCCACAAGAGAGTTCCAATACGGATAATATACCACTTGAATTGGTACCTATCGTCACTCTTCTGTCTGCTCATGCCCACAGGAGGTACTGTGAAGGTGTTTTCCTGAtattagaagatttgaagagcGACGGTAATCCGGGATCTCGTAAATGGAAGGAGGTCTACGGTATGTTAGTGGGTACACAACTTGCTCTTTGGGATGCCAAAGAGTTAGCAGCTTGTAATACtaaagaatccaaatataAGTTGAAGCAAGTTACATCGAAACCTGGCTACGTCAATTTTGCAGATGCTGCAGTTAAATCACTAGATGGTACCGAGGCTGTTGTCACTGAAAGTAACAAGAAACTAAATAATACTTTAGTGGTTTCTACGACACTAAAGAACCGGTACTTTCTGCAGTTCAATGATGAGGATGCATTATCTGGTTGGAATGCAGCCATTCAATTGAGTCTTTTCGAATGTActtctttacaagaagCTTATACCGGGGCATTTTTATCAAGTAGAGGTGCACAGTTGGGTGATATTAAAACGTTGTTGGATTCGAAATTTGACTACGAAGATTGGGTTAGTGTTAGATTTGGTGCAGGGATGCCCTGGAAAAGGTGCTTTGCCACTATAACTCAACCCAATAGTAGAAAGAAAAGCGCACTGGGACAAATCAGTTTCTTcgaaaatgataaaaagacGAAGAAAAATCAAGCAATTGCCACTGTGGTTACTTCTGAGAGACTATATGCAGTATACCCATCTTCACCACAACTCATTGATAGTTCTACCATTATAAAATTAGAAGGAAGTTTgaaatttgagaagaaagatatgCCACAAGAGGCAAGCGTTTTCATTATGCCTGAAAAGCATCATGCAGTTCCTGGTTATGATACCACCATTCGTTTTCTAATTCCCGCTATGAACGCCTTCAAATTATACGGTAGACCCAAAAAATTAATTGCCAATAAGGACGATCCCAAGTCTTTACTATTTGGTCTCCCCACTTTGCCACATGTACATTATCTGAAAGTGGAAGAGTTACTACCACTATCCCGTTCGCCAGCTAGCGCCTCATGGAGTTCTCACGATTGGACTGATAAtattaaagaaattctaACTAATAAGATGAGTAGCGGCTATTCAGGTTGCGGTACTAGTGCTGGTGTTATGGGAGCAATATCCTCACCTGCGATTAGTTCTACACCTGTACTTGGGGGCTCTTCACCATCACTGTTACCTGAAGTGAAACCTGAAAGAGTAGAGAAAACCAATAAGGCGACGCTATCGCCGGATCATAAATTAACTTTACCCAATTCTGGTTCAATAAGTGACGACAAGATGTTAAATGCTAAACCAGAAGTGATGAGCTCAAGATCTAACAATCTACTACAAGTTGGAGACAACAAGAAAAGTGAGATCGAATCAACAGCTGCTACTAGTATCTATAGCGAAGATGATAGCTCCAAATCAAAATCTCCAGGTAAGAAATTCGGTAGAATGGTCGAAAGCTACGATACTTCACCTCTTAAAGACCCAGTTGCAAATCAGGAAAACGACACCGGTGATAACAAATTGCATCCAACAAGAAATCCTACCATTCAATCACACAAAGAATTGGACCACCTCTATCATAAATATTCATTGCCaccatttggtaaaaatgcTGGACCTGATACCTCCCCTCAAGTTGGTGAGCACTTGTTCGATAATCCTTATAGGCATCATGGTGATGACGGCAGTGGCATGAGAGAAGTCACAGCTAACATTATAAATGAAGAAACGGAGACTGAAGGATTGAGTCCAGAGGAATATGATAGTACcaatgaagaggaagacGCTTTCCAAGAATTCAATGATTTGGCCAAAAGGATCAACGAGTTAAACATTGGAGCAGCACCAGGTCCCGAGAGAAGAGTACCACAGGAGAAAGTTTCACCGTGGGATAAAGAGCCACCCAGTGCAGATGCTACTCGTGGAGATGAAGACAATGTTTTTGATCCTGATTTTATGGAGCAAAATGAAATGTTGGAAATGGATAGTAAACATACAGGGAATGAAAGTCTTTCAGATGCTTCTTCCGAAGATCCTTTCAACGGTGTAAATGCCAGAGGATTAGGACTTGAAACAGTTCCACCTTCAGGTCACAATCAAAATGTGAGCAAATTACCACAACAGAAACCGGATCCTGTCGAAGATATGAATGCAAAGAACATAAATAACAATTTGCCTCCCGCAGGTGCTGCTAACCCATACGGGCATGAACCAAGGACTACACCCCTATCAAATATGCCCTATGGCCAGAGACAACCTCCACTAACTAATTATCCCCCTCAACCCATGATGAAGCAGGTTGGCGGCTTCCCTTCTTACAACTACCCTCCACAACAAAGTCACCACAGAAAATACCCCAACCCTAATCACCACCGTCCTCATGTATACGGACCTCCACGGCCATATCCAATGAATGGAGTACCCAATAGAAACTATGTGAATGGGTTCCCTCCTCAACAGAGGATGCATCCAGGAGTAATGGGCCCCAACCAACAAATGTATCCTTATGGTGGAAGAGCTGGTCCTTATCCGCCACCAGGACAACACAAACCACCAGGACAACCAAAACCACCACCAACCAAAGCAAAAAATGCAATGGATAATGGGTTCTCTAGATTCATGCCTTCAGCTACAGTGAATCCATATTCCAAGTAA
- the MDL1 gene encoding ATP-binding cassette permease MDL1 (similar to uniprot|P33310 Saccharomyces cerevisiae YLR188W MDL1 Half-type ATP-binding cassette (ABC) transporter of the inner mitochondrial membrane mediates export of peptides generated upon proteolysis of mitochondrial proteins plays a role in the regulation of cellular resistance to oxidative stress), with translation MIACLRKSLVLQRQLHFGLGRQLPTSTICPQSFNRLRKLAIRTPMPSKPLGSLMQARWNSSNAKQPNTTNTDKTGQIAELSSNEKNSSGFRDITRLLGLARPEVWYIMGALCLIVISSTVSMLLPSVIGKLLDLAKSSSPSENEKQESGDGDDKDKDKEEGTIYGFTPKQFCVIMGGIFVAGAFANCGRIIILKVTGERLVARLRTRTMKAALDQDSAFLDRNRVGDLISRLSSDSSIVAKSLTQNVSDGTRAVIQGFVGFGMMTYISWQLTCVMGLMLPPIGAMAIIYGKKIRNLSKQLQTSVGGLTKVAEEQLGATKTIQSYVGEKKEIRRYAKEVRQVFDIGLKEALTSGMFFGSTGFVGNISLLALLMSGASMIQSGLITVGDLSSFMMYAVYTGGSMFGLSNFYSELMKGAGAAARVFELNDRKPAIAPTLGKGPTSIRNLPISFKDVSFTYPTRLNKKIFNHLNLTIQPGEHICIAGPSGSGKSTIASLLVRYYDVDQGGISIGDTDLRTFNLRKYRRLIGVVHQEPVLFNGTILENILYAVPPSVAQDERRVSAAIGKANCSKFLSNFPDGLETLVGPRGAQLSGGQKQRVALARAFLLDPALLVLDEATSALDSQSEEIVARTLQERVRRGLTTISIAHRISTIAHSTRVVVLGRDGFVVESGPFQELIDRPNSELNYLLSLQQDEREEIKENPSEPREIQPNTRN, from the coding sequence ATGATTGCCTGTCTGAGGAAGTCTCTTGTTCTACAGAGGCAATTGCACTTTGGTTTGGGCCGCCAACTCCCTACAAGCACAATATGTCCCCAATCCTTCAACAGACTAAGAAAATTGGCGATACGAACTCCAATGCCTTCCAAGCCATTGGGGTCATTAATGCAAGCTAGGTGGAACAGTTCAAATGCTAAGCAACCCAACACTACTAATACTGATAAAACTGGTCAAATAGCTGAACTTTCATCAAATGAGAAGAATTCCTCAGGATTTCGAGATATTACGCGGTTACTAGGATTAGCAAGACCAGAAGTATGGTATATTATGGGTGCATTATGTCTGATTGTTATATCTAGTACTGTCAGCATGTTACTTCCGTCAGTTATTGGTAAACTTTTGGATCTTGCCAAAAGTTCTAGTCCATCTGAGAATGAGAAACAGGAAAGCGgcgatggtgatgataagGATAAAGATAAAGAAGAGGGAACTATCTACGGGTTTACACCAAAGCAATTCTGTGTCATCATGGGTGGTATCTTTGTGGCTGGAGCATTTGCTAATTGTGGGCGTATTataattttaaaagttaCTGGTGAGAGATTAGTAGCCAGATTGAGAACGCGCACCATGAAAGCTGCATTGGATCAAGATTCGGCATTCTTAGATAGGAATCGTGTCGGGGATTTGATCTCAAGATTATCATCCGATTCTTCTATTGTGGCCAAGTCTCTAACTCAAAATGTATCAGATGGTACTCGTGCCGTTATTCAGGGTTTTGTAGGATTTGGTATGATGACTTACATCTCTTGGCAATTGACCTGTGTTATGGGTCTCATGCTACCGCCAATTGGTGCTATGGCCATTATCTATGGTAAAAAGATAAGAAATCTGTCAAAGCAATTACAAACATCTGTCGGTGGATTGACTAAAGTGGCCGAAGAACAGCTGGGAGCCACCAAGACAATTCAATCTTACGTCGGTgagaaaaaggaaattCGTCGCTATGCAAAAGAAGTGCGTCAAGTGTTTGACATTGGATTGAAAGAGGCTCTTACTTCTGGTATGTTCTTTGGTTCCACAGGATTTGTGGGTAACATATCATTATTGGCCCTTCTGATGTCCGGTGCAAGTATGATCCAAAGTGGGCTGATTACAGTCGGTGATTTATCCAGTTTTATGATGTATGCTGTTTATACCGGTGGTTCCATGTTTGGTCTCTCTAACTTCTATTCAGAACTGATGAAAGGTGCAGGTGCAGCGGCCAGGgtatttgaattaaatgatCGTAAGCCTGCGATTGCACCAACATTAGGTAAAGGACCTACTTCCATTCGTAATCTGCCAATTTCCTTTAAGGATGTATCATTTACTTATCCTACTCGTCTCAACAAAAAGATCTTTAATCATTTGAACCTAACTATTCAACCTGGTGAACACATCTGTATTGCGGGTCCCTCCGGTAGCGGTAAATCCACTATTGCATCGCTATTGGTAAGGTACTATGATGTGGATCAAGGTGGAATCTCCATTGGCGATACGGATCTTCGCACTTTCAACTTGAGGAAATACAGACGTTTAATTGGCGTTGTACATCAGGAACCAGTCTTGTTCAACGGTACCATTCTAGAAAATATCTTATACGCGGTTCCCCCAAGTGTAGCCCAAGATGAAAGGCGTGTTAGTGCAGCTATCGGTAAGGCAAACTGTTCCAAATTCTTATCAAATTTCCCTGATGGACTAGAAACTTTAGTAGGGCCCAGAGGTGCTCAACTTTCCGGTGGTCAAAAGCAGAGAGTTGCTCTTGCTAGGGCGTTCTTACTAGATCCTGCCCTATTAGTGTTAGATGAAGCTACTAGTGCCCTTGATTCTCAAAGTGAAGAGATAGTAGCACGTACCTTACAAGAACGTGTAAGGCGTGGACTCACAACGATTTCTATTGCACACAGAATCTCCACCATTGCGCATAGTACAAGAGTCGTTGTACTTGGTAGAGACGGGTTTGTGGTAGAATCAGGACCTTTCCAAGAACTCATTGACAGGCCTAACAGTGAATTAAACTACCTACTTTCTCTGCAACAGGATGAAAGAGAGGAGATTAAAGAAAATCCAAGCGAGCCAAGAGAAATTCAACCAAATACtagaaattga
- the LCD1 gene encoding Lcd1p (similar to uniprot|Q04377 Saccharomyces cerevisiae YDR499W LCD1 Essential protein required for the DNA integrity checkpoint pathways interacts physically with Mec1p putative homolog of S. pombe Rad26 and human ATRIP): MSDGLDGFSSDEDDDLILQLSTKPPKSGTQLEESQVETVGGPTQQPSQMDQNTVDQLSKAHGEASMLRDKIALLNKERDRERLQQEHLKKELEILHSRQIDQLKLELQNVEDEKKFLAMEVRKSSSSAKTSQMISTPSKADDQATIKKRKIELSESRKNYVQLNLNRIPFDETASFYDFLVTHKAVGSDITTVEILNRLRLDYIHEFRFKNLIIPKGDSLGQPLMKLILRWKKDMTLDKFIDTLLEHLAALIKEITSHKMESKIAVPFLVTLMYQSVVFRPSAVHTLALRDLLLFTCDLIRAYQHVLKQPLHDSLLEIHVEPQIFQYEMIDNLVILYSFDVLEATLGNLRYQSSEMYEKVLDKSTLKLLEQVYKLALTISYKPVINVIFNTIEILNILSGINLQSNLISAEWWRDCIARLYIILSKPIKNYDMFAPNDTNNLHFSVFHDCFSLKRNIGTNQVGKLIPKMIRRDKLQGMPRIISKEDLIDTVNDPQINLELERWLLRLKMDILNIFDNLLIVYPSIGDGEMLIQLTKLISCEQELMIDRCVGQDSTNLDYHSRTIERLLTLMYTLWTRHQSFLKSEQVKEVESELVMALWRIIEPRDHKEDSMDLRDSGRLVNYFQELSLKDQVTCFDDALEDMPAYVERELKTELNDSTAKTMQVRYDDMYQEMARSILESKLEALTSVDDIDSLYLAMGV, from the coding sequence atgtcAGATGGATTAGACGGTTTCTcttcagatgaagatgatgatttaaTTTTACAGTTGAGCACTAAACCCCCAAAAAGTGGGACACAGCTAGAGGAATCACAAGTTGAGACGGTGGGTGGCCCCACGCAGCAACCGTCTCAAATGGATCAAAATACAGTAGATCAATTGAGTAAAGCTCACGGCGAAGCCAGTATGCTTAGGGACAAGATTGCacttttgaacaaagaaagagatCGTGAAAGGCTGCAACAAGAAcatttaaaaaaagaattggagatCTTGCATTCCCGGCAaatagatcaattgaaattggaacTGCAAAAtgtggaagatgaaaagaaatttctgGCAATGGAAGTACggaaatcttcatcaagtGCTAAAACTTCGCAGATGATATCGACACCTTCTAAGGCGGATGACCAAGCTACGATTAAAAAGCGGAAAATAGAACTATCGGaatcaaggaaaaattacGTTCAATTAAATCTGAATAGGAttccatttgatgaaaCGGCATCATTTTACGATTTTTTAGTGACTCACAAGGCCGTAGGCTCCGATATCACTACTGTAGAAATCCTCAACAGGTTGAGACTAGATTACATTCATGAATTTcgatttaaaaatttgattatACCAAAGGGCGATTCACTGGGGCAACcattaatgaaattaattctGCGATGGAAAAAAGATATGACACTCGATAAGTTTATCGATACATTATTAGAACATTTAGCCGCGCtcatcaaagaaattactTCCCATAAAATGGAATCAAAAATAGCGGTACCATTCCTGGTGACTTTGATGTATCAATCGGTTGTCTTTCGACCAAGTGCAGTTCACACTTTAGCGCTTAGAGATCTATTACTATTCACTTGTGATTTGATCAGAGCTTATCAACACGTTTTGAAACAGCCCTTACACGATTCACTTCTAGAGATTCATGTGGAACCacaaattttccaatacgAAATGATTGATAATTTAGTGATActttattcttttgatGTTTTAGAAGCGACTCTAGGGAACCTACGGTATCAATCATCAGAGATGTACGAAAAGGTTTTAGATAAATCGACGTTAAAATTATTGGAACAGGTTTACAAATTAGCATTGACCATATCATATAAGCCGGTTATCAATGTCATCTTCAATACGATTGAAATACTTAACATTTTATCGGGTATCAATTTGCAAAGTAACCTAATAAGTGCAGAATGGTGGAGAGATTGTATAGCGAGACTCTACATCATTCTATCCAAACCCATTAAAAATTACGATATGTTTGCACCGAATGATACTAATAATTTACATTTCTCTGTGTTCCACGATTGCTTCAGTCTCAAGAGAAATATAGGTACCAATCAAGTGGGTAAACTCATTCCAAAGATGATCCGTAGAGATAAATTACAAGGCATGCCGCGGATTATTTCCAAAGAAGATCTCATAGACACAGTCAACGATCCTCAAATAAATTTAGAACTTGAACGGTGGCTGCTAAGACTAAAAATGGATATCTTAAACATCTTTGATAATTTATTAATTGTTTACCCAAGcattggtgatggtgaaatgTTAATTCAACTAACTAAACTCATTTCTTgtgaacaagaattgatgattGACAGATGTGTCGGGCAGGACTCGACGAATCTCGATTATCATTCTCGTACTATTGAACGCTTACTTACATTAATGTACACATTATGGACTCGTCATCAAtcttttttgaaatcagAGCAGGTCaaagaagtggaaagtGAATTGGTAATGGCGCTATGGAGAATCATCGAACCCAGAGACCATAAAGAAGATTCAATGGATTTAAGGGACAGCGGACGTCTTGTCAATTACTTCCAAGAATTAAGCTTAAAAGATCAAGTAACTTGCTTCGATGACGCCCTTGAAGACATGCCGGCCTACGTGGAAAGAGAACTAAAAACAGAACTAAATGATAGTACCGCCAAGACGATGCAAGTACGTTATGATGACATGTATCAGGAGATGGCTCGTAGCATTTTAGAATCAAAGCTGGAAGCCCTCACCTCTGTCGATGATATCGACTCTTTATATCTCGCCATGGGCGTCTAA
- the EMG1 gene encoding 18S rRNA pseudouridine methyltransferase (highly similar to uniprot|Q06287 Saccharomyces cerevisiae YLR186W EMG1 Protein required for the maturation of the 18S rRNA and for 40S ribosome production associated with spindle/microtubules nuclear localization depends on physical interaction with Nop14p may bind snoRNAs) yields MVEDSKVRDAKKTGGEGALPASLVPRAPPILTSKDKNTQRMIVVLSMASLETHKISTSGPGGDKYVLLNCDDHQGLLKKMGRDISEARPDITHQCLLTLLDSPINKAGKLQVYIQTGRNVLVEVNPTVRIPRTFKRFSGLMVQLLHKLSIRSVNSEEKLLKVIKNPITDHLPTKCRKITLSFDAPVTRVQDYIEKLDDDESICVFVGAMARGKDNFADEYVDEKIGVSNYPLSASVACSKFCHGAEDAWNIL; encoded by the coding sequence ATGGTCGAGGATTCGAAAGTGAGGGATGCCAAGAAGACAGGAGGTGAAGGTGCATTGCCAGCATCATTGGTACCAAGGGCACCACCTATTTTAACATCAAAAGATAAAAACACACAAAGAATGATCGTAGTTCTGTCTATGGCATCATTAGAGACTCATAAGATATCCACCTCTGGTCCAGGTGGTGATAAATATGTGCTATTGAACTGTGATGATCATCAAggtcttttgaaaaaaatgggtAGAGATATTAGTGAAGCCAGACCTGATATTACACATCAATGTCTATTGACTTTGTTAGATTCTCCAATTAACAAGGCAGGGAAATTACAAGTTTACATTCAAACGGGCCGCAACGTTTTGGTCGAAGTGAATCCAACTGTGAGAATTCCAAGAACTTTTAAGAGATTTTCAGGATTAATGGTACAACTACTCCACAAATTGTCAATTAGATCTGTtaattctgaagaaaaattactCAAGGTGATCAAAAACCCAATTACTGATCATTTACCAACTAAATGTCGTAAAATTACGTTATCATTCGATGCGCCAGTGACTCGTGTACAGGACTACATTGAAAAActggatgatgatgaaagcATATGTGTATTCGTAGGTGCTATGGCAAGAGGTAAAGATAATTTTGCAGATGAATACGTGGATGAAAAAATCGGTGTTTCCAATTATCCACTATCAGCTTCAGTAGCATGTTCAAAATTCTGCCATGGTGCAGAGGACGCCTGGAATATCCTATAG